TCATGGAACGGAGGGGAGCAGCGCTGCCCAGAGCGATGAAGGGAGCCCAGGCATGGGGATGGGGGTGTGTTGTACGCAGGGCGAGCATGGCCTCGCGAAGTGCAGAGGCCCGGCCCAGCCCCTTCAAGAGGTTGCGGTAATAGAGATCCATGAGAAGGTGCGTGGAGTTGTCATTGACCTTCCAGAGACTGATGAGGAGGGTTTCAGCGCCAGCGACCATGAGCGAACGGCGAAGGCCATAGCCCGGATCGATCACCGGGGGAGGGATCACCGGGTGGGGACCCACCGATAACTGAAGAGTTCTCAGGCACTTCAGAGCATCGGAAGGACCCAC
This is a stretch of genomic DNA from Stigmatella aurantiaca. It encodes these proteins:
- a CDS encoding CHAT domain-containing protein; translation: VGPSDALKCLRTLQLSVGPHPVIPPPVIDPGYGLRRSLMVAGAETLLISLWKVNDNSTHLLMDLYYRNLLKGLGRASALREAMLALRTTHPHPHAWAPFIALGSAAPLRSMTPIPPQTPKPEDSH